The genomic region CCAAGCAGGGAACACCGACCATGGGCGGAATTATCATTCTGTCATCCATAGTAATTCCAACGCTACTATTTGCACAACTAAATAACGTCTATGTCATTCTGATGTTGGTTTCCACCGTTTGGTTGGGCCTCATTGGCTTTGCAGATGACTACATCAAGGTCTTTAAAAAAGACAAGGAAGGTTTGGCCGGAAGGTTCAAGATAATGGGGCAGATCGGCATTGGAATCATCGTTGGCTGCACGCTTTATTTCAATGATGATGTAGCTATCAAAGACCGATTGATTCGCGGTGGCGAAACGGTTGAAACAGTTATTGATGGAAAAACGGTAGAGCTCCAACGCACTCCCGTTTATGACGAAGCAAAACATTCCCTTGTCACCACCATTCCGTTCGTAAAAGACAACGAATTCGATTACAGCTCACTCCTATTCTTCCTAGGAGAAAAAGCGAAAGACTGGGGCTGGTTGGTCTTCATCCCAATCGTCATTTTCATCGTAACAGCCGTTTCCAACGGAGCAAATCTTACCGATGGTTTGGACGGACTTGCAACTGGAACATCGGCCATTGCAGGCGTCACCTTGGGCATATTGGCTTACGTGTCGGGTAACATCATTTTTGCCGATTACCTCAATATCATGTACATCCCCGGTTCGGGAGAATTGGTTGTATACATCGCGGCATTTGTTGGTGCTTGTGTAGGCTTCTTGTGGTACAATCAGTATCCAGCGCAGGTTTTTATGGGCGATACCGGAAGCTTGGCTTTGGGAGGCATCATTGCAGTCTTCGCACTTGCCATCAGAAAGGAACTTCTGATTCCGATTCTGTGCGGCATTTTCCTCATGGAAAACCTCTCCGTGGTTATGCAAGTGAGCTACTTCAAATACACCAAAAAGAAGTTTGGTGAAGGAAGAAGAATCTTCTTGATGTCTCCACTGCATCATCATTACCAGAAAAAAGGCATGCACGAAGCCAAGATCGTAGGGCGATTTTGGATTGTAGGAATCATGCTTGCAGTAATCACCGTGGTAACCCTCAAACTCAGATAATGGCGGAGCGATTGGTCATATTGGGTGGAGGCGAAAGCGGTGCTGGCGCAGCTTACTTGGGTCAGAAAAAAGGCTACGAAGTATTCCTTTCAGACAAAGGAAAGCTGAAGGAGAAGTATGCCGAAAATCTTCGTAGCTGGAATATTGACTTTGAAGAAGGTGTGCATACTGAGGAGAAAATCCTAAACGCTGACCTCGTTATAAAAAGTCCAGGAATTCCTGAGACTGCTCCTTTGGTTCAGGCACTTCGCGCAAAGGGTGTTCAAGTGGTTTCTGAGATCGAGTTCGGAATGAAATACACTAACGCGAAAACCATCGGCATAACTGGGACCAATGGCAAGACCACAACCACGCTTCTCACTCATCACATGCTTGCAAAAGCAGGCTTGAATGTGGGATTGGCAGGTAATGTGGGCAAAAGCCTCGCTTGGCAAGTGGCCGATACGGAGTTTGATTACATCGTGCTTGAGCTAAGCAGCTTTCAGCTGGATGACATGTTCGATAGCCGCATCAATCTGGCCGTGTTGATGAACATCACACCAGATCATTTGGACCGATATAGAACCATGGAAGCGTACATCGCTTCCAAGATGCGAATCACGCAAAATCAGACCGAAGAAGATGCCTTCATCTACTGCGCTGATGACGCAAACATCCTTGCTGCGCTGAACGACTCGCAAAAAGCAAAACGATTCCCTTTTACCCTCAACGGCACCGTTGCCGAAGGAGCATTTATTGATCAGAATAATCTCAACATAAACCTAAATAACTCAAACCTTACCATGTCAATCCACGAACTTGCACTACAAGGCAAACACAATTCCTACAATTCAATGGCCGCAGGAATTGTTGGACGCCTCTTGGAGCTTCGAAAAGAAACCGTCCGAGAAAGTCTGAGCGATTTCAGCGCTGTTGAGCATCGACTTGAGCCAGTTGGAAAGGTTCAAGGAATCGAGTTCATCAACGATAGTAAGGCCACAAACATCAACTCTACATGGTATGCGCTAGAGTGCATGAACCAGCCAGTGATCTGGATCGTGGGCGGAGTTGATAAAGGCAATGACTATTCAATGGTTGCGGAATTGGTCAAAGACAAGGTGAAGGCCATCATCTGTCTTGGAACGGATAACGAAAAAATACATAAAGCATTCGAAGGAATAATTGAAACCATTGTAGATACGCAAAGCGCACAGGAAGCTGTGAAAGCAAGCTACTATTTGGGTAAGAAAGGAGACGCAGTATTGCTTTCTCCAGCGTGCGCCAGCTTCGACCTTTTCGAAAATTACGAAGACCGAGGACGCCAGTTCAAAGCTGCTGTCAGATCACTATAAACCAAGGAAAACCAACAGAAATGAAGGATAAAAACTGGAATAAGGAAGTGCAATCGCCAGAACAGACCATGTTCAATAGCCTGCTTGAGTTGAGAAAGCAGATCATTGAGGAAAGTGTGTCTGATGTGCAGAGCACGCGGCATCGTCAAGAGTTGATCGGTGTTTGGAACGACATTGAATTCATCAACGATTCTAAGGCTACCAATGTGGATCTGACATGGTATTCATTGGAGCGCTTGCAAGGAACTGCAGTTTGGATTGTGGGCGGTTTGCAAGCAGGCCAAGACTACAGCATGCTGAAAGAACTTGTGGCTGACAAGGTTCGTGCAGTGGTTTGTCTTGGAAGAGAAAATGGGCAGGTTTTTAAAACATTCTTGACTGATGCTGAAGTGATTGTTGGTGCAAGTACTGCCGATGAAGCCGTGAAAGCCGCAGTGGCTTTGGCAAAGCCAGGCGACAAAGTCATTCTATCTCCAGCATGTTCTTCGCATGACCTTTTTGAGAGCTACGAAGACCGAGGAAATCAATTCACGAAAGCCGTATTGCGGCTAATTAATAATTAGGAATGAAAAAATCCCCCGCCTTCGGCACCCCCTTTAAAAGGGGGATTCGCGCTGCTCAAATGCGGTTCCTCCTTTGTAAAGGAGGTGTCGAGGAACGAGACGGAGGATTTGAAAATATTAGCATCAATTACAAAAACCATGTACACGAAAAAGAACTAATGAATCACCTAATTCATCATTCCTAATTACTCATTAAAGAAATGAACGCATTTGTAAGGAAATATCTACAGGGAGACATGGTCATTTGGGCCGTGGTGTTTCTGCTGTCGCTGGTTTCCATACTTGCGGTTTATAGTGCCACCAACAACTTGGCGCATTACAAGCACGGTGGCAACACCGAATATTATCTATTCAAACACTTCATGATCATTGTGCTGGGTTGGGCCATGATCTACGGAATACACAAGGTTCCGTACAATTACTTTTCGCGCGTTGCGCAGATTTTTATCTGGGTTTCGATACCACTTTTGGCCGTAACGTTGATTGCTGGAACTTCGGTAAACTCCGCTTCCAGATGGTTGACGTTGCCGATCATCAATATTTCGTTCCAAACATCCGATTTGGCCAAATTGGCGCTCATCGCGTTCCTTGCCCGTCAACTTTCTAAACGACAGGATTCAATGGATGATTTCAAGGAAGGATTCCTTCAGATCATTTGGCCCGTGTTGGTGGTATGCGCATTGATCCTACCAGCCAACTTCTCCACTTCAGCCGTACTCTTCACTACATCTTTAGTTGTGCTTTTCATCGGTCGGGTTAAACTGAAATACATTGCTGGTCTAATAGGTGCCATTTCTTTGGCTGGCGCCTTCGTTTTCCTTCTTTCCTTCGCCCTTCCAATAGAAAAAGTCCTTCCTCGTTTCGGTACTTGGAAGCAGCGCGTTGAAACGTATTTCAGCAACGAGGAAACGCCAGAAACAGCAGATGCCAATTACCAAACCGAGCAGGCAAAAATCGCCATCGCCACAGGCGGAATAACAGGCGTTGGCCCAGGAAATAGCGTTCAACGAAATCGTTTGCCAAGTGCTTACGCAGATTTCATCTACGCCATCATCATTGAAGAATGGGGATTCGTGGGTGGAATGGGAATCCTATTTCTCTACCTAATTCTGCTTTTCCGTGGATTGAGAATTGTGCACAAAGGCACAACTGTTTTCGGAACGCTCTTGGCTTTTGGCTGCACATTCAGCCTCATTTTCCAAGCATTCATAAACATGGCCGTGGCTGTCAATCTGTTCCCTGTAACAGGTCAGCCGCTACCGCTGTTGAGTATGGGCGGAACTTCCATCTGGTTCACTTCCATCGCTATCGGAATGATTTTGAGCGTAAGTCGCTCTTTGAATGAAAAAGAACCTCAACCAGAACTTGTCAATGTCGAAGGTTAAGGTGATCATATCAGGAGGCGGCACGGGCGGACACATCTTCCCGGCCATTGCTATTGCCAATGCGCTTAAGAAGCTGCAATCGGATGTGGAAATTCTGTTTGTCGGTGCGTTGGGCAAGATGGAAATGGAAAAAGTTCCTGCTGCCGGATACGAAATCGAGGGGCTCAATATTGCTGGAATCAACCGCAGCAACATGCTCAAGAATCTGGGCTTCCCACTCAAACTGATAGGTAGCTTGATGAAAGCTCGGAAAATCGTCAAGGAGTTCAAACCAGATGTGGTAGTTGGAGTTGGTGGTTTTGCTTCTGGTCCTGTGATGTATGCAGCCAGCTCGATGAGTATTCCAACGGTCATTCAGGAACAGAATTCTTACGCTGGCATCACCAATAAAATGCTTGGTGCAAAGGCCAAAAAAGTTTGCGTTGCCTACGATGGCATGGATAAATTCTTCCCTGCCAAGAACATCATCCGAACAGGAAATCCCGTTCGTCAGGACATTCTGAATTTGGAAGGAAAACGCGAGCAAGGACAAAAGACCTTCAACCTCGACCCAAGCAAGAAAACATTGCTGGTAATTGGTGGAAGTTTGGGAGCTCGTTCCATCAACTTGGCTGTCAAATCTCACATCGAAGCTTTCAAAAAAGCGGACGTACAAGTGGTTTGGCAAACGGGCAAACTCTTTATTGAAGAGGCCAAAAAAGCTGTTGCTGATGCCAATGCAAGCAACTTCTTCGTGTCTGATTTCATCTACACGATGGATCAGGCGTATGCTGTTGCCGATGTGGTGCTTTCGCGTGCTGGAGCAAGTTCCATTTCTGAACTGTGCATCGTTGCGAAGCCATCTGTTCTGGTTCCGTTCCCGTTTGCTGCCGAAGACCATCAGACCAAGAATGCGCAAGCGCTTGTGGATGTTGACGCAGCGATTCTTGTGCCTGACAGCGAAGCAGGAACGAGAGCATGCGAAGAATCACTGAAACTCATGTCAGATGAGGCAACGCAGGCAAAATTCCGAACCAACATCAAGAAGCTTGCGCTTCCGAATGCGGATGAGGAAATAGCCAAGGAAATTTTGAAAATCGCGAAAGCTGCATGAAAGCGCTAAAAGACATACAAGCTGTCTATCTGATCGGTATCGGTGGTATCGGTATGAGCGCACTTGCCCGTTATTTTGCGGTGCAAGGCAAACGCGTAGCCGGTTATGATCGCACGCCAACAGATCTTACCAAGGAATTGGAAGTTGCTGGCATTCCTGTTCATTTTAAAGATGATGTGAGCGCGATTTCAGATGCATTCAAGGATGCGGCAAACACCTTGATAATCTTCACACCTGCGGTTCCCGCCAACCATGCTGAATTAAATTATTTCCGCGCAAATGGTTTTGAAGTACTAAAGCGTTCGCAAGTGTTAGGTGAACTATCTAGAACTTACAATACAGTAGCTGTTGCAGGAACACATGGCAAGACGACTACAAGTTCCATCATTGCGCATTTACTGAAATCTTCTTCAAAAGATTGCAATGCATTCTTGGGTGGAATTTCAACGAATTACAACACAAATCTGCTCACATCCACAAGCAGCAATTTGATGGTGGTTGAAGCCGATGAATTCGACCGTTCATTCCTCACGCTATCGCCAGAAATTGCGATTGTGACTTCGGTTGATGCCGACCACTTGGACATTTACGGTTCTGCTGATGAAATGCTCAATTCGTTCCGAGATTTCACTGAGTGCCTTGTGGAAAATGGAACGCTCATTTACCGGCTTGGACTTCCGTTTTCCGACACGCAAAAACGAAACTTTACGTATTCGCTGAGCGAGAAGTGCGATTACTACACATCAGCACTTTCAATTGAGTCTGGTCAATACAAATTCGACCTGCATTCTCCTTCAAGAATTCTGAAGGATCTGACATTCGGAATGCCAGGTTTGCATAACATGGAGAACGCAGTGGCAGCATTCGCAGCAGCCGATCAATTGGGGCTTTCGGAAGACGAGATCAGAACTGGATTGGCTTCTTACAAAGGCGTAAAACGCAGATTTGAAGTGCACATCAACACAGATGAGTTGGTTTACATTGATGATTACGCGCATCATCCAACAGAGATATCGGCTTGCATCGGTTCCGTTCGCGAACTCTACCCAGGAAGAAAAGTGAAAGGCATTTTCCAACCACATCTTTTCAGCCGAACAAAAGATCACATGCAAGAATTCGCCAACAGCCTTTCGCAGTTGGATGAAGTGACGTTGCTCGAAATATATCCGGCACGCGAAGAACCAATTGCTGGAATTACTTCAAGCGCATTGCTTGAAAGGATGAGTGCGGAGCACAAAAATCTACAAAGCAAAACGGCTGTTTTAGATTCCATCTCGGCAGCAAACACAGATGTGCTTTTGACCATGGGCGCAGGCGATATTGACCAATTGGTTGCACCTATTAAACATAAACTACTGTCATGATCAAGAAGATCCTGAACATATCGGTTTACGTTCTGGCGGTGATTGGCCTCTTCGTTTCGTTGGCATTCAGCGCGCGCGAATCGGACAAGATTCCGTGTTCGAATATTCGCATTGAGGTTGACAATAACAGCGGCAACTTCTTTGTGACAAATGATGATGTGCTGGAGATGATCTGGAGCAAAGGCGATAGTTTGGTTGGAAGACCGATCACTTCTATTCCTATTGCGGTTTACGAACGACACATTGCTGCCAATCCTTCTGTGAAACGGGCCGAAGTTTACACCAAACACAATGGCGTGTTTGCCGTGAAAGTGTATCAGCGCGAACCGATCATCCGCGTGATGACCGCTGATGGCGAAAGTTTCTACTTGGATAAGGAGGGTTCGGTGATGCCGACCAGCGAGAATTACACGGCACGCGTGCCCGTTGCCAACGGTTTCATCATGGAAAAGCAATATGACATGCAACGTTATAATGTGGCTGAAATGAGCGACAGTTTGAAAAAACGTTCGTGCTTGGACGAGCTATTCGAACTGGCCACATTCATCCGAAAAGATGCTTTCTGGAAAGCGCAGATCCAACAAATCAGAGTGGAACCGAATGGTGAACTGACATTGATCCCGACTGTTGGCGACCACCACATTCTACTGGGAAGAACGGATATGATGGAACAGAAATTCAACAAACTGCTTTTGTTCTATCGAAAAGGACTCAACAAAACCGGATGGGATCAATATTCCCACATCAATCTTAAATACAAAGACCAGGTCATCTGTACCAAAAAGAACAGCTAATGGAAAATTCAGACATCGTAGTAGGACTTGACATCGGAACAACCAAAATTGCTTGCATTGTTGGTAGACGAGATGCGCATGGCAAGATTGAGATTCTTGGCATCGGCAAATCAGAATCGCTAGGCGTGAGCCGTGGCGTTGTGGCCAATATTGATAAAACGGTTCAGTCGATTCAAGCAGCTGTGGAAGAAGCGCAGAACAAGACCGGAATTGAGATCAAGTATGTGAATGTGGGCATTGCTGGACAGCACATCAAATCGCTGCAACACCGTGGTATTTACACACGTGATTCGTTGGAAACAGAGATCAGCAAGGAAGATGTTCGCAACCTGATCCGCGACATGTACAAGCTGCAAATGCTACCTGGCGAAGAGATCATTCACGTGCTTCCGCAAGAATACATCGTGGATAACGAGCAAGGAATCAAAGACCCTGTAGGGATGAGCGGTATCCGTTTAGAGGCCAATTTCCACATCATCACTGGTCAGGTTGCTGCTGCAAAGAACATTCATCGTTGTGCATACAAGGCTGGTCTTTCGGTTACCGAATTGATTCTGGAGCCATTGGCGTCTTCTGCCGCTGTACTGAACGATGAAGAAATGGAAGCTGGTGTTGCCTTGGTTGACATTGGTGGTGGAACGACAGACATCGCCATTTTCCAAGACAACATTATTCGACACACGGCTGTGATTCCGTTTGGTGGAAATATCATTTCAGAAGACATTAAAGAAGGATGCACCATCATCAAGCATCAAGCAGAATTGCTGAAGGTGAAATTCGGTTCTGCACTAGCTACGGAAGCCAAAGACAACGAGATTGTTTCCATTCCAGGATTGCGCGGACGTGAACCACGCGAAATCAGCCTGAAGAATCTGGCCAGCATCATCCAAGCACGGATGGAAGAGATCATCGAGCATGTGTATTACGAGATCAAGAATTCCGGATACGAGAAAAAACTCATCGGAGGAATCGTGGTCACGGGTGGTGGCGCCAACCTGCGTCACTTGCCACAATTGATGGAATACATCACGGGAATGGATGTGCGTGTTGGTTACCCGAATGAACATCTAGCAGCTGGAAATCCGGATGACGTCACGAGCCCGATCTTCTCTACTGGCGTTGGTCTGGTTATGAAAGGATTGGAGTTCAGAGATGAACTGGCCGCCCGCGGATTGACCATTGACGATTGGGCTGAAGGCCGCGAAGGCGCACCAGTTGTGAAGAAGGAAATTCCGAAAGAAGAAGCACCGACCGATACCATTTCTGAAGCAGAAGAAGTGGCGCGAGAAGTGGCCGAGGAAAAAAGCTCAAGCAGCCCATTTTCAGGTCTTGCCAATTTCAGAAGCAAGCTCGAAAAATGGATGAATGAAGGAATAGATTAATAGCTGCAAGTATTAAGCTTCTGCTACAAGTAAAATGAAAAAGAAAATGGCCTAAAGGCTAACGCCTAAGACCTAAAACCTAAACAGAAACCCAATTAACCCATAACCAAAATCGGAGGAAAAATGGCTAAGGAAATGATGAATTTCAATCTCCCCAAAGAGGAAACCTCTATCATCAAGGTGATAGGAGTAGGTGGAGGCGGCTCAAATGCCGTAAACCACATGTACAAACAAGGAATCAGAGGTGTCGACTTCGTGGTCTGTAATACAGACCAACAAGCGCTGGACATGAGCCCTGTGCCGAAGAAGATCGCGCTGGGATCGAGTCTAACGGAAGGTCGTGGTGCAGGCGCACAGGCGGAAGTCGGTCGCAACGCTGCCATCGAAAACCTAGACGATATCAAAGAGGTATTGCACGGTACCAAAATGGTTTTCATTACTGCTGGTATGGGCGGTGGAACCGGAACAGGTGCTGCTCCAGTAATTGCTGAAGCCGCTCGTGAACTAGGTATCTTAACTGTAGGTATCGTTACCATTCCGTTCGGTTTCGAAGGAAAGAAACGTAAGCTGCAGGCAGATTTTGGTCTGGAAGAATTGAAAAAGCACGTTGATACTGTGCTTATCATTTCTAATGACAAACTGCGCGAGATGTACGGAAACCTGAAACTTAGCGAAGCATTCGGTCAGGCAGATGATGTATTGACCATTGCCGCTAAAGGCATTGCCGAGATCATTACCGTAGAAGGTTATGTGAACGTGGATTTTGAAGACGTCCGTACCGTTATGACCAAATCTGGTGTGGCCATCATGGGATCGGCAACTACTTCTGGTCCAGACCGCGCCATCAAAGCCGTGGAGCAAGCATTGGCCTCTCCTCTTCTCAACGACAACAACATCTTTGGAGCTAGCAATATCCTCCTCTACATCAGCTCTGGTAAAGATGAAGTTACGATGGACGAAGTGGCAGAGATCACTGATTACATTCAGGATGAAGCTGGAATGGATGCTGATGTTATTTGGGGTAACGGCACCGATGAAGACCTGAACGATGAGTTGACACTGACAATCATCGCCACTGGATTTTCTGGCGAAAAACTGGAAAGAGTTACTGGAAAGGAGAATGTGATCCGCCATACCTTGGACACACGCCCAACTAGAACAGAAGCTCCAAAACCAATGGCCGAAGCACCAAAGGCAACAACAGAAGAGAAATCCTCCATTCCTTCTGGCCTTACAGCTCGACCAGTTCTGTTCAATTCGCCATTGAACAAGACCACGGTTACCGACCACGCAGATCTTCTAACGCCTCCAACCACCAACATGAAGGCGGAGATCACACCAACAGAACCTGTGATCAAGCATACGTTGGAAGACGAAGTAGCTTCAGCTTCACTTATGGCTTTCAAGGTAGATGAAACAGACCTTGAACTGAACGCATTGCTTGATGCAGAAGCTCCTGAGATGATCGGAATTAAGGAAGGCGAAGAGTTTCCGCTTTACAATGAGGAAGAAGACGAAGATGATTTTGAAATAGCTGCAACGTTCGATACCAATCTTACTGTTGAAGCCAAAGAGGAAGTGAACGAACTTCCAGTAGCTGAAGAAACGGAAGAAGAAGAGTTGACTGAAACTCCTGCGATGCAGCCTTTCAGCCTATTCCGAGATAAACCCGTTCAAGAGTTAACGAACGAGTTATTTGAAGAAGAGGAAGAAGACACTTTTGATGACAACATCATTACAACAGAAACAGCTACAGAGATCGAATTTGAGCTAAAAAGCGTGACACCAACAGCTGATACGGAGATCAAAACCTTCAGTTTGTATGATGACGAACCGACTACTGCAAGCAGCACTACAAACAGCAATCTTGTAGAAGAGCCAAAGTTGATGACACGCAGTCTTCCGTTCGAAAATTCAATCGACACAGAGGAAATGCAGCGCAAACAACAAGAGCGCATGGAGCGTCTGAAAAGCATGAATGCACGATTCCGTTCGCCAAACAGTTTGGCCGAATTGGAGAACGTTCCTGCTTTTAAAAGACGAAACGTGAACCTTGCAGACACGCCACATTCGTCTGAAAGTTCTGTTACACGATTTGACGTACGCGACACGGACGAGACCGATGAGAACGGCAACAGACGTGGTGCACTGAGTGATGGAAACGATTTCCTTCATCAATCGGTAGATTAAGAAACATCTGGTAGCAACTAAAGTGAAGCAATCTCCATCAAATGGGGGTTGCTTCTTTTTTTGCTTCTAACGCTTGCTTTGTTAAGTTCGTAGACCAATCGCAGCTCCAAATCATGAAATTCAGTAACTGGATTTATCTTCCCATCATCATTATTCTGGTACTACTGGCGTGGTATTTCCACACCATCATCACCTACATTCTAATCGCTGGCATCATCTCGCTTATTGGCGAACCTATCATTCGATTCTTGCTAAAGATCAATTTCAAAGGACGTCACATGCCACGGGCGTTGGCCGCAACATTCACCATTTTGGGTTTACTTTCCTTCTTCGGAGGAATCATTAGTGCGTTCATTCCAATGGTGGCCGATGAAGCGCGCAAGCTTTCTAATGTAAGTGTTGAAGAAACACTCGTCAACATCCAAGGTCCCGTTCAATTGGCGCAGGATTACCTCAATCAATTCCAATTGACTGAAGCACCTATCGTGTTGCAAACCGAACTCAAAAAACTGCTTACCAACCTTTTCGATATTTCTGCGGTGGGCGATAGCGTGCAATATGCACTTGGCCTCACAGGCGATATATTCATCGCTTTCTTCGCCATTACCTTCATCACCTTTTTCTTCCTAAAAGACCAAGGTCTGTTCAAAAACATGATCATGACCCTCGTGCCCGACCAGTACGAAGAACGCATTGGAAAGGTGCTGCATAAAAGCAAAGAACTACTTACGCGCTACTTCATTGGCGTGATCATCGAAGTAGCCATTGTCATGACCATCGTTTCCGTTGGCCTTGCCATTGTTGGAATTGATAATGCGTTGCTCATCGGCTTCCTTGCAGGTCTCTTCAACGTCATTCCGTACGTGGGTCCAATTATTGGTGCAGCCATCGGTATCATCATCGGAATAAGCACCAACACCGAAGGCCTCGACTTTGCTTCTATGCTTTCCCTTACCGGACAAATGGCCATCGTTTATGCAGCCGCGCAAATGCTCGACAATTTCTTGTTACAACCCTACATCTACTCACAAAGCGTGAAGGCACATCCGTTGGAAATCTTCCTTGTGATTCTGATGGCTGGCAACGTGGCAGGTATTGCTGGAATGATCCTCGCAGTACCAACCTACAGCATCGGCCGCGTGTTCGTGGGCGAATTCTTCAATCAGTTCAAAGTGGTGAAGGCGCTTACAGGGGAGGGTTGATTCCAAAGATCTGTACAGCTAGCGCTTTTGACTAAATTGCCTGCATGAAGCAGTTGATCTTTCTTACCGCTCTGTTGCTTTCGTTCTCGGCCATGGCCCAACGCAACCAGCGCATTATTGGAACCGTGGTAGATGCAGACTCCAAACAGCCACTTATAGGCGCTACCGTGTTTGTAGAGATGGATGGCGTGTTGGGCTCGTCTACCGATATTGATGGAAAGTTTGAGATTGAAAACGTTCCGGTTGGCCGATTGGAAGTAAAGTGCTCTTACATCGGATATGAACCTTGGAGCAGTGGCCTCATAACCCTCAGTTCGGGCAAGGAAATGAGCATTGATATTGACTTGTCTGAAAGCGTGCACATGACCGATGAAGTAAAGGTTGTAGCCACACAGGATGGACAGACCAAAAACGAAATGATGACCATCAGTTCACGCTCGTTCAGCATTAAGGAAACCCAGCGTTTTGCGGGTAGCATCAACGACCCTGGCCGTGTGGCACTAAATGTTCCTGGAGTAACGGCAGCGCAGGATAATGATAATGACGTGATCGTGCGCGGGAACTCCGCAGCTGGTATCCTATGGCGATTGGAAGGCATTGATGTTCCCAATCTCAACCACTTTTCGCGACCAGGTTCTTCGGGCGGAGGCATCACAGCCCTTTCTCCGCACGTGATGGGCAATACCGATTTTAGCACAGGTGCATTCCCTGCCGAGTACGGAAACGCATTTGCAGGTGTGTTCGACATCAGCTTCAGAAATGGAAATACGGAACGACACGAATTCATGGTGCGGGCCGGGGTTTTGGGCATCAATGCTGGTGCAGAAGGACCGCTCACCAAAAAGAATGATGGCTCTTCCTATATCTTCAACTACCGCTATTCCACCTTGGGGATTTTGGGCGCCATGGGGCTATATGTGGTTGATGCCAACACCAACAATACCTATCAGGATCTTTCATTCAAGATCAATTTACCGAACAGCAAAAAATCACGTATCAGCATTTTCGGCATTGGTGGATTGAGCAAAGAAGAGGGCATTGTGAAGAAAGACACAGCCCAATGGGTTGATTACGTGAACAGGTTCAAGACCACACTTAAAACCAATTTGGGTGTGATGGGTGTTTCGTGGACCCAGTTGCTCAATGAACGTTCGTACCTGAAAACCGTAATGGCCATCACCTACAACGATGTGGTGGATGGAGATGACACTTTAGACCTCAATTATGTGCTACATCCCACGCGAGACACCCATTTCAATAATACGCGAGCCGTTATTCACAGTTATTACAATCGTAAACTGAGCAGTAAATTGAGCTTACGGGCAGGACTACATGCCGATGAGAATTTCTACTCCTTCCACGAATCAAAATTTGTCGATTCGCTTAACCAAACCTTGGTTTTAATTGATGGATCGGGTGCTGCCACCACCTTACAGCCCTACGTTCAGGCCAAGTAT from Flavobacteriales bacterium harbors:
- the mraY gene encoding phospho-N-acetylmuramoyl-pentapeptide-transferase, giving the protein MLYYLFDFLESHYHLPGAGVFQYISFRAAASIITSLIISMLIGKKVIQFLQLKQVGEIVRDLDLAGQVAKQGTPTMGGIIILSSIVIPTLLFAQLNNVYVILMLVSTVWLGLIGFADDYIKVFKKDKEGLAGRFKIMGQIGIGIIVGCTLYFNDDVAIKDRLIRGGETVETVIDGKTVELQRTPVYDEAKHSLVTTIPFVKDNEFDYSSLLFFLGEKAKDWGWLVFIPIVIFIVTAVSNGANLTDGLDGLATGTSAIAGVTLGILAYVSGNIIFADYLNIMYIPGSGELVVYIAAFVGACVGFLWYNQYPAQVFMGDTGSLALGGIIAVFALAIRKELLIPILCGIFLMENLSVVMQVSYFKYTKKKFGEGRRIFLMSPLHHHYQKKGMHEAKIVGRFWIVGIMLAVITVVTLKLR
- the murD gene encoding UDP-N-acetylmuramoyl-L-alanine--D-glutamate ligase; amino-acid sequence: MAERLVILGGGESGAGAAYLGQKKGYEVFLSDKGKLKEKYAENLRSWNIDFEEGVHTEEKILNADLVIKSPGIPETAPLVQALRAKGVQVVSEIEFGMKYTNAKTIGITGTNGKTTTTLLTHHMLAKAGLNVGLAGNVGKSLAWQVADTEFDYIVLELSSFQLDDMFDSRINLAVLMNITPDHLDRYRTMEAYIASKMRITQNQTEEDAFIYCADDANILAALNDSQKAKRFPFTLNGTVAEGAFIDQNNLNINLNNSNLTMSIHELALQGKHNSYNSMAAGIVGRLLELRKETVRESLSDFSAVEHRLEPVGKVQGIEFINDSKATNINSTWYALECMNQPVIWIVGGVDKGNDYSMVAELVKDKVKAIICLGTDNEKIHKAFEGIIETIVDTQSAQEAVKASYYLGKKGDAVLLSPACASFDLFENYEDRGRQFKAAVRSL
- a CDS encoding FtsW/RodA/SpoVE family cell cycle protein — encoded protein: MNAFVRKYLQGDMVIWAVVFLLSLVSILAVYSATNNLAHYKHGGNTEYYLFKHFMIIVLGWAMIYGIHKVPYNYFSRVAQIFIWVSIPLLAVTLIAGTSVNSASRWLTLPIINISFQTSDLAKLALIAFLARQLSKRQDSMDDFKEGFLQIIWPVLVVCALILPANFSTSAVLFTTSLVVLFIGRVKLKYIAGLIGAISLAGAFVFLLSFALPIEKVLPRFGTWKQRVETYFSNEETPETADANYQTEQAKIAIATGGITGVGPGNSVQRNRLPSAYADFIYAIIIEEWGFVGGMGILFLYLILLFRGLRIVHKGTTVFGTLLAFGCTFSLIFQAFINMAVAVNLFPVTGQPLPLLSMGGTSIWFTSIAIGMILSVSRSLNEKEPQPELVNVEG
- the murG gene encoding undecaprenyldiphospho-muramoylpentapeptide beta-N-acetylglucosaminyltransferase codes for the protein MSKVKVIISGGGTGGHIFPAIAIANALKKLQSDVEILFVGALGKMEMEKVPAAGYEIEGLNIAGINRSNMLKNLGFPLKLIGSLMKARKIVKEFKPDVVVGVGGFASGPVMYAASSMSIPTVIQEQNSYAGITNKMLGAKAKKVCVAYDGMDKFFPAKNIIRTGNPVRQDILNLEGKREQGQKTFNLDPSKKTLLVIGGSLGARSINLAVKSHIEAFKKADVQVVWQTGKLFIEEAKKAVADANASNFFVSDFIYTMDQAYAVADVVLSRAGASSISELCIVAKPSVLVPFPFAAEDHQTKNAQALVDVDAAILVPDSEAGTRACEESLKLMSDEATQAKFRTNIKKLALPNADEEIAKEILKIAKAA